From a single Deltaproteobacteria bacterium genomic region:
- a CDS encoding DUF4102 domain-containing protein, whose protein sequence is MALTDTAIRSAKGKDKTFKLFDAGGLYLEVAPAGGKWWRWKYRFAGKEKRLSFGVYPDVSLKAARERRDAARKQVADGIDPGEARKAERAAQAGAESFEAIAREWHAKFSPGWESSTSDRILRRLVKDLFPWLGKRPIADIKAPELLAALRRIESRGAIESTHRAMQTCGQVFRYAVATGRAERDPTGDLRGSLPRLKVKHHASIVEPKLIAELLRVIDGYQGYFATKCALRLAPLVFVRPGELRHARWSEMDLVKGEWRLPAARMKMREQHIVPLSRQAVEILRELEPLTNRVFPSRPDAPRYVFPSARTHERPMSENAVLAALRRMGYTKGEMTGHGFRSMASTLLHEQGWNHQAIERQLAHAERNAVSAAYNFAEHLPERRKMMQAWADYLDGLKAGADVIPLFKQA, encoded by the coding sequence ATGGCGCTAACCGACACTGCGATTCGTTCGGCCAAGGGCAAAGACAAGACGTTCAAGCTGTTTGACGCCGGTGGATTGTACCTTGAGGTCGCTCCCGCTGGCGGCAAGTGGTGGCGTTGGAAATACCGCTTTGCGGGCAAGGAGAAGCGGCTCTCGTTTGGGGTCTATCCCGATGTATCTTTGAAGGCCGCCCGAGAAAGGCGTGACGCTGCCCGCAAGCAAGTCGCCGATGGCATCGATCCCGGCGAAGCGCGCAAAGCAGAGAGGGCGGCACAAGCTGGGGCCGAGAGTTTTGAGGCGATCGCGCGCGAGTGGCACGCGAAATTTTCACCCGGATGGGAGTCTAGCACGAGCGACCGCATCCTGCGGCGACTGGTAAAAGATTTGTTCCCCTGGCTTGGCAAACGCCCGATTGCCGACATCAAAGCACCGGAGCTGCTGGCTGCCCTTCGGCGCATCGAGAGTCGCGGCGCTATCGAATCCACCCACCGAGCAATGCAGACCTGTGGACAGGTATTTCGCTATGCCGTTGCCACCGGTAGGGCGGAACGCGATCCGACCGGCGACTTACGCGGCTCTTTGCCCCGCTTGAAAGTCAAACACCACGCCTCGATCGTGGAGCCAAAGCTGATCGCCGAGTTGCTGCGCGTGATCGACGGTTACCAGGGTTATTTTGCCACCAAATGCGCCCTACGCTTGGCGCCGCTGGTGTTTGTCCGGCCGGGAGAGTTACGTCATGCCCGGTGGTCGGAGATGGATCTTGTAAAAGGCGAATGGCGCCTGCCCGCCGCGCGCATGAAGATGCGCGAGCAGCATATCGTGCCGCTATCCCGCCAGGCGGTGGAGATTCTCCGGGAGCTGGAGCCGTTGACCAACCGGGTTTTTCCGTCGCGCCCCGATGCGCCGCGATATGTTTTCCCCAGCGCGAGAACCCATGAGCGGCCGATGAGCGAGAACGCCGTCCTCGCCGCCCTGCGGCGCATGGGCTACACCAAGGGAGAGATGACCGGTCACGGCTTCCGCAGCATGGCCTCCACGCTGCTACACGAACAGGGCTGGAACCACCAAGCCATCGAGCGCCAGCTCGCCCACGCCGAGCGCAACGCCGTCAGCGCGGCTTATAACTTTGCCGAGCATCTTCCGGAGCGGCG